The proteins below are encoded in one region of Tiliqua scincoides isolate rTilSci1 chromosome 7, rTilSci1.hap2, whole genome shotgun sequence:
- the LRTM2 gene encoding leucine-rich repeat and transmembrane domain-containing protein 2 yields MLSLSGGYWWSNRLPLRWREASLLACWFSFCAAESLIACPSSCKCNSGTLEVDCSGLGLSSIPLDIPTNTRTFLFLNNQLSTLPGQAFSNLSALQRLDLSNNFLDQLPDNIFRDLVNLTELQLRNNSIRSLDKGLLQNTILLRQLDLSINGLSQIPSGTFDDLPSLRWLSLRSNRLQNLDRVTFEPLVSLQQLQVGDNPWECDCNLRDFKYWMEWFSYRGGKIDQLACTLPKELRGKDMRMVPMEMFNYCSQLEDENSSTVLDNIGPPCSKGSPTIPKPKTTPEAEEEPSMGCPQKQRYRPVSVRRAIGTVIIAGVVCGIVCIMMVVAAAYGCIYASLMAKYHRELKKRQPLMGDTEGEHEEQKQISSVA; encoded by the exons ATGTTGTCTCTGAGTGGAGGCTACTGGTGGAGCAACAGGCTTCCCCTGAGATGGAGAGAAGCTAGCT TGCTTGCCTGTTGGTTCTCATTCTGTGCAGCAGAGTCCCTCATTGCTTGTCCCTCCTCCTGCAAGTGCAACAGTGGTACGCTGGAGGTGGACTGTAGTGGCTTGGGCCTTTCATCAATCCCCCTGGACATTCCTACAAACACGAGGACCTTCCTCTTCCTCAACAACCAGCTAAGCACCTTGCCAGGACAAGCTTTTTCCAATCTTTCTGCCCTCCAGAGACTGGATCTGTCAAACAACTTCTTAGACCAACTTCCTGATAATATTTTCAGAGACCTTGTGAATCTCACTGAGCTACAGTTGAGGAACAATAGCATCAGGAGCTTGGACAAAGGTCTTCTGCAGAACACTATTCTTTTGCGTCAGCTGGACCTATCCATTAATGGCCTTTCTCAAATCCCTTCTGGCACCTTTGATGACCTGCCATCACTCCGCTGGCTCTCCCTCAGATCCAACCGTCTGCAGAATTTGGACAGGGTGACCTTTGAGCCATTAGTCAGCCTGCAGCAGTTGCAAGTTGGAGACAATCCCTGGGAATGTGACTGCAACCTAAGAGACTTCAAATACTGGATGGAATGGTTCTCTTACCGAG GAGGAAAGATAGACCAGCTGGCATGTACCCTGCCTAAGGAGTTGCGGGGCAAGGATATGCGCATGGTGCCCATGGAGATGTTCAACTACTGTTCCCAGCTGGAGGATGAGAACAGTTCCACTGTGCTGGACAATATTGGCCCTCCTTGCAGTAAAGGAAGCCCAACTATTCCCAAGCCTAAAACAACTCCAGAAGCAGAAGAGGAGCCCAGCATGGGTTGTCCCCAGAAACAAAGATATCGACCAGTCAGTGTGCGCCGGGCCATTGGCACGGTCATCATAGCTGGGGTGGTTTGTGGCATTGTGTGTATCATGATGGTGGTAGCAGCGGCATATGGCTGTATCTATGCATCTCTCATGGCTAAGTACCATAGGGAGTTGAAGAAGAGGCAGCCATTAATGGGTGACACAGAAGGTGAACATGAAGAACAAAAGCAGATCTCCTCTGTGGCATGA